A stretch of the Strigops habroptila isolate Jane chromosome 15, bStrHab1.2.pri, whole genome shotgun sequence genome encodes the following:
- the PTGS1 gene encoding prostaglandin G/H synthase 1 isoform X1, whose product MGGGCRGRAPPAAGLRLLLAHALLLCTTGSAATDGSVNPCCYFPCQHQGVCVRVGLGGYECDCTRTGYFGDNCTSPELWTCIRNLLKPSPAFYHFILTHFKWFWDIINSTSIRDTLMRLVLIVRANLIPSPPTFNSDYGYISWEAYANVSYYTRILPPVPEDCPMPMGTKGKQQLPDPQLLAERFLLRRRFEADPQGTNLMFAFFAQHFTHQFFKTSGKMGRGFTKALGHGVDLGHLYGDNLQRQHQLRLFKDGKLKFQVVDGEVYPPTVTDAPVHMVYPPAVPKEKQLAIGQEVFGLLPGLCMYATLWLREHNRVCDILKREHPTWSDEQLFQTARLILIGETIKIIIEDYVQHLSGYYLSLKFDPELLFGTQFQYRNRIAVEFNQLYHWHGLMPDSFVIQGEEYSYEQFLYNTSMLLDYGVEALVESFSKQIAGRIGGGQTINANVLKVAVGVIKESRQLRLQPFNEYRKRFGMKPYKSFQELTGEEEKAAELEELYGDIDALEFYPGLLLEKPQPNGIFGESMVEIGAPFSLKGLLGNPICSPEYWKPSTFGGATGFEIVKTASLKKLVCLNVKKCPYVAFRVPDAVEGGSPQDGGHSTEL is encoded by the exons TGAATCCCTGCTGCTATTTCCCCTGCCAGCACCAAGGGGTGTGCGTGAGGGTCGGCCTGGGGGGGTATGAGTGCGACTGCACGCGGACAGGATACTTCGGGGACAACTGCACCTCCC CTGAGCTCTGGACGTGCATCCGCAACCTGCTGAAGCCCAGTCCTGCCTTCTACCACTTCATCCTGACCCACTTCAAGTGGTTTTGGGACATCATCAACAGCACCTCCATCAGGGACACGCTCATGAGGCTCGTGCTCATAG TTCGTGCCAATCTCATCCCCAGTCCCCCCACCTTTAACTCTGACTATGGTTACATCAGCTGGGAGGCCTATGCCAACGTCAGCTACTACACCCGCATCCTCCCGCCCGTGCCGGAAGACTGCCCAATGCCCATGGGGACCAAAG ggaagcagcagctccctgacccccagctcctggcagagAGGTTCTTGCTGCGGCGGAGGTTTGAAGCTGATCCCCAAGGCACCAACCTGATGTTTGCCTTCTTCGCCCAGCATTTCACCCACCAGTTCTTCAAGACATCCGGGAAGATGGGACGTGGCTTCACCAAGGCACTGGGGCACGGG GTGGACCTCGGGCATTTGTATGGGGACAACCTGCAGCGGCAGCACCAGCTGCGACTTTTCAAGGATGGGAAGCTGAAATTCCAG GTGGTGGATGGAGAGGTGTACCCCCCCACGGTCACTGACGCCCCAGTTCACATGGTCTATCCGCCTGCTGTCCccaaggagaagcagctggCGATAGGGCAGGAGGTATTCGGGCTGCTGCCGGGGCTCTGCATGTACGCCACGCTCTGGCTGCGTGAGCACAACCGTGTCTGTGACATACTGAAACGGGAGCATCCCACCTGGAGCGATGAGCAGCTCTTCCAGACAGCTCGTCTCATCCTCATCG GAGAGACCATTAAGATCATCATTGAAGACTATGTCCAGCACCTCAGCGGGTACTACCTGAGCCTCAAGTTTGACCCTGAGCTGCTCTTCGGGACACAGTTCCAGTACCGGAATCGCATCGCAGTGGAATTCAACCAGCTCTATCACTGGCACGGGCTGATGCCCGACTCCTTCGTCATCCAGGGGGAAGAGTACAGCTATGAGCAGTTCCTCTACAACACCTCCATGCTCCTGGACTATGGTGTGGAGGCATTGGTGGAGTCCTTTTCCAAGCAGATTGCAGGAAGG ATCGGTGGGGGACAAACCATCAACGCCAATGTCTTGAAAGTGGCTGTTGGGGTCATCAAGGAATCCCGGCAGCTCAGGCTCCAGCCATTTAATGAGTATCGGAAGAGGTTTGGCATGAAGCCCTACAAGTCCTTTCAGGAGCTCACAG gagaggaagagaaagcgGCAGAACTGGAAGAGCTGTATGGAGACATTGACGCTCTGGAGTTCTATCCAGGCTTGCTGCTTGAGAAACCCCAACCCAATGGTATTTTTGGGGAAAGCATGGTGGAGATTGGAGCTCCATTTTCCCTGAAGGGGCTTCTTGGAAACCCCATCTGCTCCCCAGAGTACTGGAAACCCAGTACATTTGGCGGAGCAACTGGCTTTGAGATAGTTAAGACAGCATCGCTCAAGAAGCTCGTGTGCCTCAACGTGAAGAAGTGCCCCTACGTGGCGTTTCGTGTGCCAGATGCTGTGGAAGGTGGCAGCCCCCAGGATGGTGGACATTCTACTGAGCTctag
- the PTGS1 gene encoding prostaglandin G/H synthase 1 isoform X4, whose product MGGGCRGRAPPAAGLRLLLAHALLLCTTGSAATDGSVNPCCYFPCQHQGVCVRVGLGGYECDCTRTGYFGDNCTSPELWTCIRNLLKPSPAFYHFILTHFKWFWDIINSTSIRDTLMRLVLIVRANLIPSPPTFNSDYGYISWEAYANVSYYTRILPPVPEDCPMPMGTKGKQQLPDPQLLAERFLLRRRFEADPQGTNLMFAFFAQHFTHQFFKTSGKMGRGFTKALGHGVDLGHLYGDNLQRQHQLRLFKDGKLKFQVVDGEVYPPTVTDAPVHMVYPPAVPKEKQLAIGQEVFGLLPGLCMYATLWLREHNRVCDILKREHPTWSDEQLFQTARLILIGETIKIIIEDYVQHLSGYYLSLKFDPELLFGTQFQYRNRIAVEFNQLYHWHGLMPDSFVIQGEEYSYEQFLYNTSMLLDYGVEALVESFSKQIAGRDSAVNITVMSRACSKLGSSSPDLAVEQPGHGSSTSGTVLCCHHMDAFLQVITSTFLTLFASAK is encoded by the exons TGAATCCCTGCTGCTATTTCCCCTGCCAGCACCAAGGGGTGTGCGTGAGGGTCGGCCTGGGGGGGTATGAGTGCGACTGCACGCGGACAGGATACTTCGGGGACAACTGCACCTCCC CTGAGCTCTGGACGTGCATCCGCAACCTGCTGAAGCCCAGTCCTGCCTTCTACCACTTCATCCTGACCCACTTCAAGTGGTTTTGGGACATCATCAACAGCACCTCCATCAGGGACACGCTCATGAGGCTCGTGCTCATAG TTCGTGCCAATCTCATCCCCAGTCCCCCCACCTTTAACTCTGACTATGGTTACATCAGCTGGGAGGCCTATGCCAACGTCAGCTACTACACCCGCATCCTCCCGCCCGTGCCGGAAGACTGCCCAATGCCCATGGGGACCAAAG ggaagcagcagctccctgacccccagctcctggcagagAGGTTCTTGCTGCGGCGGAGGTTTGAAGCTGATCCCCAAGGCACCAACCTGATGTTTGCCTTCTTCGCCCAGCATTTCACCCACCAGTTCTTCAAGACATCCGGGAAGATGGGACGTGGCTTCACCAAGGCACTGGGGCACGGG GTGGACCTCGGGCATTTGTATGGGGACAACCTGCAGCGGCAGCACCAGCTGCGACTTTTCAAGGATGGGAAGCTGAAATTCCAG GTGGTGGATGGAGAGGTGTACCCCCCCACGGTCACTGACGCCCCAGTTCACATGGTCTATCCGCCTGCTGTCCccaaggagaagcagctggCGATAGGGCAGGAGGTATTCGGGCTGCTGCCGGGGCTCTGCATGTACGCCACGCTCTGGCTGCGTGAGCACAACCGTGTCTGTGACATACTGAAACGGGAGCATCCCACCTGGAGCGATGAGCAGCTCTTCCAGACAGCTCGTCTCATCCTCATCG GAGAGACCATTAAGATCATCATTGAAGACTATGTCCAGCACCTCAGCGGGTACTACCTGAGCCTCAAGTTTGACCCTGAGCTGCTCTTCGGGACACAGTTCCAGTACCGGAATCGCATCGCAGTGGAATTCAACCAGCTCTATCACTGGCACGGGCTGATGCCCGACTCCTTCGTCATCCAGGGGGAAGAGTACAGCTATGAGCAGTTCCTCTACAACACCTCCATGCTCCTGGACTATGGTGTGGAGGCATTGGTGGAGTCCTTTTCCAAGCAGATTGCAGGAAGG GACTCTGCAGTAAACATCACGGTGATGTCAAGAGCCTGCAGTAAGCTGGGATCTTCCAGCCCAGACCTGGCTGTGGAGCAGCCTGGGCACGGGAGCAGCACGTCTGGCACTGTTCTTTGCTGCCATCACATGGATGCTTTCCTCCAAGTGATTACATCTACATTCCTGACCCTCTTCGCTTCTGCAAAGTAG
- the PTGS1 gene encoding prostaglandin G/H synthase 1 isoform X2 has protein sequence MRPKSTNCTKYLNPCCYFPCQHQGVCVRVGLGGYECDCTRTGYFGDNCTSPELWTCIRNLLKPSPAFYHFILTHFKWFWDIINSTSIRDTLMRLVLIVRANLIPSPPTFNSDYGYISWEAYANVSYYTRILPPVPEDCPMPMGTKGKQQLPDPQLLAERFLLRRRFEADPQGTNLMFAFFAQHFTHQFFKTSGKMGRGFTKALGHGVDLGHLYGDNLQRQHQLRLFKDGKLKFQVVDGEVYPPTVTDAPVHMVYPPAVPKEKQLAIGQEVFGLLPGLCMYATLWLREHNRVCDILKREHPTWSDEQLFQTARLILIGETIKIIIEDYVQHLSGYYLSLKFDPELLFGTQFQYRNRIAVEFNQLYHWHGLMPDSFVIQGEEYSYEQFLYNTSMLLDYGVEALVESFSKQIAGRIGGGQTINANVLKVAVGVIKESRQLRLQPFNEYRKRFGMKPYKSFQELTGEEEKAAELEELYGDIDALEFYPGLLLEKPQPNGIFGESMVEIGAPFSLKGLLGNPICSPEYWKPSTFGGATGFEIVKTASLKKLVCLNVKKCPYVAFRVPDAVEGGSPQDGGHSTEL, from the exons TGAATCCCTGCTGCTATTTCCCCTGCCAGCACCAAGGGGTGTGCGTGAGGGTCGGCCTGGGGGGGTATGAGTGCGACTGCACGCGGACAGGATACTTCGGGGACAACTGCACCTCCC CTGAGCTCTGGACGTGCATCCGCAACCTGCTGAAGCCCAGTCCTGCCTTCTACCACTTCATCCTGACCCACTTCAAGTGGTTTTGGGACATCATCAACAGCACCTCCATCAGGGACACGCTCATGAGGCTCGTGCTCATAG TTCGTGCCAATCTCATCCCCAGTCCCCCCACCTTTAACTCTGACTATGGTTACATCAGCTGGGAGGCCTATGCCAACGTCAGCTACTACACCCGCATCCTCCCGCCCGTGCCGGAAGACTGCCCAATGCCCATGGGGACCAAAG ggaagcagcagctccctgacccccagctcctggcagagAGGTTCTTGCTGCGGCGGAGGTTTGAAGCTGATCCCCAAGGCACCAACCTGATGTTTGCCTTCTTCGCCCAGCATTTCACCCACCAGTTCTTCAAGACATCCGGGAAGATGGGACGTGGCTTCACCAAGGCACTGGGGCACGGG GTGGACCTCGGGCATTTGTATGGGGACAACCTGCAGCGGCAGCACCAGCTGCGACTTTTCAAGGATGGGAAGCTGAAATTCCAG GTGGTGGATGGAGAGGTGTACCCCCCCACGGTCACTGACGCCCCAGTTCACATGGTCTATCCGCCTGCTGTCCccaaggagaagcagctggCGATAGGGCAGGAGGTATTCGGGCTGCTGCCGGGGCTCTGCATGTACGCCACGCTCTGGCTGCGTGAGCACAACCGTGTCTGTGACATACTGAAACGGGAGCATCCCACCTGGAGCGATGAGCAGCTCTTCCAGACAGCTCGTCTCATCCTCATCG GAGAGACCATTAAGATCATCATTGAAGACTATGTCCAGCACCTCAGCGGGTACTACCTGAGCCTCAAGTTTGACCCTGAGCTGCTCTTCGGGACACAGTTCCAGTACCGGAATCGCATCGCAGTGGAATTCAACCAGCTCTATCACTGGCACGGGCTGATGCCCGACTCCTTCGTCATCCAGGGGGAAGAGTACAGCTATGAGCAGTTCCTCTACAACACCTCCATGCTCCTGGACTATGGTGTGGAGGCATTGGTGGAGTCCTTTTCCAAGCAGATTGCAGGAAGG ATCGGTGGGGGACAAACCATCAACGCCAATGTCTTGAAAGTGGCTGTTGGGGTCATCAAGGAATCCCGGCAGCTCAGGCTCCAGCCATTTAATGAGTATCGGAAGAGGTTTGGCATGAAGCCCTACAAGTCCTTTCAGGAGCTCACAG gagaggaagagaaagcgGCAGAACTGGAAGAGCTGTATGGAGACATTGACGCTCTGGAGTTCTATCCAGGCTTGCTGCTTGAGAAACCCCAACCCAATGGTATTTTTGGGGAAAGCATGGTGGAGATTGGAGCTCCATTTTCCCTGAAGGGGCTTCTTGGAAACCCCATCTGCTCCCCAGAGTACTGGAAACCCAGTACATTTGGCGGAGCAACTGGCTTTGAGATAGTTAAGACAGCATCGCTCAAGAAGCTCGTGTGCCTCAACGTGAAGAAGTGCCCCTACGTGGCGTTTCGTGTGCCAGATGCTGTGGAAGGTGGCAGCCCCCAGGATGGTGGACATTCTACTGAGCTctag